The Chiroxiphia lanceolata isolate bChiLan1 chromosome 4, bChiLan1.pri, whole genome shotgun sequence genome includes the window CCAAATTCAGGGGCTGCTGCAAACAAACTGCACAGTTGGGTCACTCTTCCCTGCAGAATTTGTTCCCTCTCCCCAGGACTGATCCAAatggagctgctctgtgatGGACACTGTCCTAGGAAGCTCTCACCACCCCTTCTGTCCTTGCAACCACCTGAGGGACGGAACCCACTGGttgcagaaaagggaaaacctgATGGAAAATGGGGAGAGCAGCACATCCACACgtccctgcagccagaggaCTTGTACAGCATGATGTACAAGTGGATGAGGCAGCCTGGTGAGACTGCAAGGCAGAGTTTCTGTCTGGGATGTCTTGTCAGCTTTTCCACACCCTGTCAGCTGAGGATGTTGCTTTAGATGCCAGCAACTTAAATGTAATGAGATCCCTTGGGGGCAAGAAAACAGGGATTGAGAAAATACTCAAGCAAAGCACAGAGATGGAGCCCATGGGCCAGAGATATCCTAGAGAAAAGATGAGAAGATGAACCCAGACCTCACTCCCAAGTGTTCCCTCATCACAACACGGACCTGTTCCCCCCTAGTACACAGAAAAGACCATGGGGGTATAAAAGGGCAGcctgcagagggatggagcagccactggGCAGCCCTCAGCACCAAGATATCCACACTAAGGTTTCCTGGTGAGAATTTAGCCTATGAGAAACAACCCTTGCAGCACTCTTCCTACAGCCCAAAGGAGGAGATTTAGCCAGCTGGGAAGTGTTTTGAGGAATAGCATCCACCTCCCACCATGCCCGGGGGCTCAGTCACTTACCTGGTATAAGACCCCtgcgggcagggcaggcaggatgGTTGCCCACTTTGGGGCTGGTAGTGGCCCggtgggcaggagctgcaggcactggGGTCTGTGCACGAGCCCCCTGCACAGCATGAGCAGCTCAAGGTGCCTAAATTGGAACAAAAAGTCAGGATCAGGGCTGCAAGACTTGAGTGAAAGCCCTGTGCTCGTCAGGATGGGTCACTGCCATGAACACAGAAGGGTTGGGAGGCAGCCCCTCTGGCAAGGCACCCTCAGAATGTAGGAACTGCAATATTAATGCTAATTATGCTGCTGTGCATCATTAGCAAGCTGAAGAACAGCCCTAAGATGATCTAAGGTGTCAAGTCTACTAATGTGGATTTCCAGTAGTTAAGGTcactgctttttcctcctttaatttGAGGGGACAGGAACATTTTCCTTACTTTTCCTccaacacacaaataaaaaaatcccaagaaaacccaaacctttgAATTACTGGTAATTTAAGCTTGCAGGAAGCAGAACTGATGAGTAAAACCCTGGAGCAGAGGATATGCCTTAAGCAGTAACAGCTTTTCTCTGAGCACAGGTACCATGGCATTCCCACCAGGCAAACTCTATCCCTCTCTGCTTctcaaaacaaatccaaaccatgCAGAGTAATTGGGTGGGATTTGCTGTAGGTGAACATGTCAGACCTGCCATCCCACTGCTTGCAGGAGCCAGTCCTGGGTGCTGCATAATCAAGCACAGGCAAGAGGAGAAGACCTTGTGGATGAATGTTCTACACACAAGGGAGGTGGGAATTAACTCCTGTCCTCTGCAGATTCACCCTAAACATTAGAGCTGCTTAATCCCCTTTTTGAAAGTGCCCTGCAGTGGGGGAGGGGGGTGTAAGCAAAAAGtacatggattttattttagagaattCTTTTTCGGTGGTcgtgtttttttgtttttgggggttttttgagattttttttgtggggaagttgtgtttgaaaacaaaacccaaccatgTTACAAAATAACTAACTTATGGAAAAGGTAATATTATGCACTCCCGACCACAACAGAGGTTGATCAAGTATTTTCTCAAGCCCAAGGGAAAAGCCTGTTTCTGTAGCAGAGATTCTCTTTCAAACATTCAAGACAGCTGGAAGCTGACCTTGTATTTGGCACTGTAtctaaaaataacatctttCTCCAGATAAATCAAGTTACACTTGTGTTACATTTTGTGCCACAATCCTACTGCTTTGTCATCCCACTGGGAAACCTCGGGAAGACCAACAGCACAAGGCCAGAGAAGACCAAGTCTTTAATGTCAGAAAGGTGCGATGAATcatctccctctcctgctgcctgtccaGGTTTCCAACATAAGAACACGTGCTGGTGTCACCTCCCCTGACAAGTCACTTTTCCACCTCACACGGGATCCAGGGCGAGCAGGGACTCTTACCTTCACTGGGGAATGTCCCTGGGGGGCAGTGAGAACAGGCTGTCATGTTCACTCTGCTGCAGTTGGAGGGCTGAGGGGTGGTGAGGGACAGAGCTGCCGACGGGACCCCGGGAGACGTGGCCACTCCTGGAGGGGACATTGGGACACCTGTAGATGCACCCACTGGTCCTGTAGATACTCgagaggcagctgtgctgccagagctgaggaTGGTCACATCTGTGGTGGTGGGCAGAGCCTGAGCAGGGGTTATGGTGCTTGGATCAGcagatggagctgctgtggacAATACAAGGTTTGCAGTGGTTGATGCCAGTCCAGCCAGGAGGGTCGCAGTGgcagctgggggagcagaggctgcagtggtGCTTGCACTGGGAGATGCTGGGCTTGATGCAATAACCTCAGTGCTGGTTGTACTGGGAGGCACTGGTGTTGATGCAATAGAAACCTCAGTGCTGATTGTCTGGCCTAAAGCAATAcctaagagaagaaaaaacataagaAGTGGCGAAATTATTGTTCTCCCTTGGTCAGTGGCTTCCCATTGGGTCTTTATCAACTACTTAAACCATGTGTCCTTGTCTGACATCCAGAAGCTCCCATCTGCTGTGATCCCCTACAGAGCAAGGATCTGAGTCAGCATCTGAGCATCCCTGGCACACAAGAGACTTATCAAGGAGCTAAATTAATGGGTCCATGAAGCCACAAACTAAGTAGATGCCAATGTCCAGGAGGCCTGACTCTCCCAGATAAAAGGGTGTGAGAACTGCCAGAAACACTCAGTTTGGTTAGCTCCTTGAGACAGTTTACACTGAGAGCTCATGACAATCTGATTTAAGATGCTTGTCAAGTAGCTGGCTGTTTTATCCCATCTCCCTTAAATGGATCAACCAAGAAAAGTCATGGGTTTGGGATCTTTTAAAACTGTCTAGAGATATATGCAGTAGCCAGAAGGGAACCTGCAGGCCAAGACTTGCTTTGATTCTGAAATCCCCCACTAGAGAAAGGATAGCTGTAATCTCCAGAGAAAAGAGGTGTTACTGCAGCTCAAGTTGTTTTGCCATGATATGTGGTGGACTGAAATGTCTTCTGCTCATGGAAGCCATCCCTTGTCACAGGCATGAGGGACATCTTCCAGTTTCTGAACAGAGGAGAGACCCATGAAATTAAACAGTTTGGTTTTTACTTTAGTAGTGTGGTACTAAGTaaaggaagcaaagcagaacCAAAACAGGCAGCTCCTGCAACAGCAACTGAGGTCAGTCAGCCCCATCAGCTGGGGTCAGGAACTCAGGGCAGGGATTTACTTAGTAGTAAATGCAGCTTCTGAAAACATCCAACCTTGTACAGGACCAGTATGAGACCAGGGCTGATAGATACCATGTGAACATGCTCTTCCAACCAGCACACATGTGCTAAACCCCCACACAGCTGAGTGCCCCTTGGCATGGAAAGCAAAAGGACTATCTTAAGAAACCAGTTTACGGGTTTCAAGGAGCTCCAAAACTGCAGCTGACACCCAACAGGGGGATGTAGGTTGAGGAAGGTGAGAAGAGGGGTGACAGCACAAgggccaggcagctgcagacCCATGGACCCTGAAGGCTTTTCCTAACCCTGCTTCATCCCTAGCCTTTGATTTGTCCCTCAACTTTGTCCACACCACGCAAGGCCAGGCACTGCAGGTACCAGTGCTTAGAACCACCATGGtatgaacaacaacaacatgCAGTCCAAGCTGATGGTAACTCCAGTTAAATTTCTACAGCAAAATCAGGACACTGGACAAAAGAGTCCTTAGAAAGTTGAGATCACATGGAGAGAGTTTGATGAGAATGCTCCCTCCTGTTGAAAGTGCCTGCTTTGTGCTTCACCAAGTGCTAAAGCCCATCTTTGTGCAACTATTGAGTAAAGCAGATGAACACCCAGCTGTCTGGGCCACTGCCCAAGTTTTGCTGTAGCCCTAAAGCAGAGACACCAAATCTAACAGCAGTCATTTTGTGGGATATTGATCTGCCCCAGGCTCAAATCCAAGTGACCTGGAGGTGCCAGCATTGGTCCTAggcaggaagagcagctccacagtGCCCGGACAGGATACTTCTACCGTGGCCATGCCTCCACCCAGGACTGAGGTGCACAATTCCTGTCATCTGACTCCCCTGCCTTAAGGGCTGAAGCCAGTCTGCTGCTATTTCCTTGCCTCTGGCGACGAACTGAGTCAGCCCCGAGATTCATTAAACTAATGGTAAACACTATCACTAAGTCACTGTCCAGTTTTCCCGGAAAAACCTCCCAGACTGCTGGGATCACAGTCTGATCTCCCACAGAGCACCCCTACCcatcagctcagctctgccagccagaGACTCTGCAGGGGTTTAAACACCTTGGACTGCCATTAACGAGgtgaattttgttgttgtttgggtttttagtTGAATATGTAAGCTTTCATTGTTTGGTTGGTTCTGGTGTTAAATGGTGGTACTGTTAAGATGCATTGtttctttaacagaaaatacTCTTTGATAGTAATTTCTTTACTAAAACAGTAAAGAGTTGCTTGCAAAACTTCAGTAGTCATCAATAGCCTTCGGTAGCCAGCAGTTTTTACATTAATTTGAacaatttctgaagaaaaaaaaaaagaagtcagccGACTGAAAAAAACTAGTTTTGAGCATCTAATAAAGTTCATCTGTTTGTTTTATGAGTTGTAGTGTCACAGGTGTGAAAAAACAATACTCAAACAACCTCAGCTTCATCAGACAAACCATTTCCTGTCTGCTCTTATATTGTCTATTCCAGGGAGCAGCAATTTTGATTTctagagccttttttttttttttaagagcactGTGAATCAACCAAAGTACCTCCAGGGATACTTGAAGGATTGGTCATTTTACGTGTGATGCCTCAAATAGCCTTGGGGACGTCAGGGAAGGTTACAGAGGTGATCCTTCCCACCCTACAGGCAGGCATCCTGTTCCTTAGGGTTTAAGATAAAGCCACAAAGAGGCCCCTGCAAGTCCTCAATATGCAGGGTAATACAgctctatttttccttttttttttcccttcttataAAAGCAAGGTTTTATATTTACCGTATTCACCCCACTTCCAACACTGCCTATCATTTAACACTTACTTCCTTTCCCCCCTtgccctgccagctgcagcaCCCCGACTCAGTGAAGCCCAGTGCTTTCACAATCCCATTATGGCTTTACCCAGCTCCGTGCTCAGCCTGCAAAGAGGAACTCCACGTCGGGAGGACTTACCTGTTAAACACGCCGTGGTCAAGCTccaaagcagaggagagggcCAGGCACTCATTTTTCCCTGAGGAGTAACGCAGCTTGTCAAAAGGCAAGATCAGCAGCTCATGCCCTCACCCAACTGCTCattctcctctgctttcatgCCCAATTTTGTCACCTGACTCTGATCATGCGGCTCAGTCAAGTCAACCTCTCCCCAACAAAGGGGGGTTTATATTCGGAGGCTGCAGCAGGTCTTAAGACGATACTGGCCCTCTCAAAGCATAGCACAAACTGGATACTGAGAAGACCAGATCCAGGCCTCTCCTCGCAGCGTGCAGAAATTCATGCAGGAGGAGTGTCCAGGAGGAAGCGATGGGCTCACAGGGAGGAACGAGCAGAGCAGTGGAGGAACCCCACGCCTGGCTGCGGGCCAGCACCCTGTGACCTCGTCAAGTGAGAGGATTTCATTTTGTAGACACACGAGATTTCCTGTaagaagaagaacaagaaaaacaaccccagaAGAGTCCCCGGTTCAGAGCAGTTCCCATTTTAGCTAAGATCACAAGGCCATAACCAGAATGCAGCCTCTGGTGAGCACAGAGCTTTCCAAATCAGCATTTCACTCCCCCCTCGCTGACCCCAACCGTCCGGCTTGATGTATCAAGTTGTTGAGGAtcctgatgatgatgatgattttgaGGTGAGGGTTTAAAGTTTAGAAAGGCCCCACCCAATTTCCACATGTTATCCAGTGGCCATACTGCTTGCTGTGCCACCTCAGGACACAGGTGTCCCCATGTGTTCCTCACCTCACAGCCCTGCTTTGAGAGATCCCCCCCTTTCACTGTGCCCCCATCATTTAGCAATCAGCATTGCCAAACCCCCCCTGCGAGAGAGGATTTCCTTTAGCAGACAGCCAAATGCCACATCTCACATGTCACATCTTCCCCCAAAGTCAGGGAACAGCTGGCTACTCATGTAGGATTGTGGATGTTCCACACGCCCCAAGTTCCATGAGCAGATCATGTGGTCACTGTCATGGGTAGCCCATGTCCTCTGTGCTCCAGGATCCTCAACAGGACCCAACATGGTGAGCCAAGAATTAGTGTGCTCTAACACAAACCCTCAAGCTTTCCTCACAGTGGCCCGAGTTGTGTCAATTTGGGACCAAAGACAGTTTTTCATCCTCCTGTCTCCAGCAGTGACAGTCTGTTGGTGCTAACCCACCTCGTGGCAGGTGCAGGGAGACAGGGCAGCCTCCTCCAGTCTGGTATCACCAGTTTGGGTAGGCACAGGCAAGGCAGTGACCAGGCTTCCCACTGTCAGACAGAACCTTAACCTGAGCTGGTTACTGCCGGCAAGTAAAATATCAGACTCAAGGACACAGCCCCAGGCCCAGCACTCAGCCCTGGCAGCCTctcacagagatgctgctccaATGGCTCCAGGTAAGGCAGGAGTGGAGGGCTGACCCTCCCCTGCAGGTGGGAGAGCTCTCAACAAGCTTTATAGGTTTTAAAAGTCTCTGCTCAGGGTGTTTGATCTCAGTCTGTGTAAATAACACAACAACCTGTTCCACCCAGACCTGTGTGGGGCCATCCCTCCTTCAGTGGGCTgaggctctgcagtgctgggcaacTTCCACAGAAGCACCACTGCAGGATGCAGCAGCCTCATGTATAGGTACAACACTGCCAGCAACTACCCACTGAGATGGATCCTGCTCAGGGAGCTGACAGCAGATCAGTCCTCTCCATACCACAAACTGCACCCCTTGTTTGTGGGGAACCTTCCTACACCCCCACGTCCCAGAAGAAAGTCATGTTCTTCCTGAGCAGCCACTACACACACACTGGAAAAGCACTTCAGAACTGGATGTGGCAGTACTTTCAGTGGCAAGTTTCAGCCTGACAtgtggaagagaaagggaaattgCATATTAAACCCCCTTCCTGTGCCCTCAGAGCTCCCTTTCTGGATAAGCTACCAGAGCCCAGTGGAGAGAAAAGGCAAGCTGCTTTCTTCTCAATTATTTTAGCAAGTTGGAAATActcttccagcaggaaaagcctgaTGTCACTTCAGGGCAAAGAAGTACAAACAGATAAATTTGTAAACTCCTGACCCACCCTGGACTGTCTCTGTTGAGATTAAATGCTTTTGCTAGTTGGCtcacagagaataaaaagcaGTGCTATGGCTGATCAAAAGCGATGTCCTCGGCTGGCACAGGGCTCTCTGCTTGTCAGTTCTGTTGCTCCTCCATGGATGGCAAACTTTGTGTCCCCAGATAAACCAGACACTGCCCTCCACCCTCAGAACTTACAGGGCAGAGGCAGAACCAGTGATGTTTCTCCCAAGAACACGGCATCAGGCTCAGACACTCCAGCAGTTCGTACCAACTCCCCTGTGTTGCCCAGCCTGGGGAGCACAGCTGTTGTCCAGGGCTCCCCAGAACCACATCAGCATCCAAAGTGAGCCAGCAAAGGATGTTGTGCCATTAGAGATTTTATCTGCCGAGGGCAGACTTGGATTTCTGAGCTACGCAGCCACTACAAACCTGTTCTAGTGCCAAATGACTGCCATGCTCCAAGCCAGGCTAGATACTGCAGAACCACCTTGTTCCCACTACTCTGAGGAAAAAACTGGTGTGCTGTATGTATCCAGCTATTTGACCAGACCATGGTCCTTTGGTGATCCACACCCTACTGCTGAGCTAGAACCTgaagggctgggctgcagctgctgcctgggaaagAGCAAGATATTCAAGACAAAGGTAGATTCTGACAGGAGCTTTTCTtggaaaacaacttttcttcAAGCAGTGAAGCTTGCGAGTCATACCCAAACCTGGCTGTGAACAGAAGAGGTACCAGCCAGCAGGTATCACTTCCTCCTCtgcagacaaataaaaaaaataaaataaaaaaaaataaaaataaaataaaacaaattaaaaaaaatagcactgaaGCATTCCTGGGATGCACCATTACCCccatgggctgtgctgggaagcaaCTGGGAATCCAGAACCCCCTTTTAGATGCAACGTCATTCCAAGGTATGCAAGTTGACTCCCATAAAACAGGACAGGCACTCAAGGCTTTAGGAACACAGATCCAACAGCCTCGTGCCCAAGAAGGGACCAAGAGACTCCAACACGGGTAAGAAAGAAAAACGCAAGCGGAAGCCGCCGGCGTTCCTGGAGGGACACACTTTTTTGTGCTCCGGACACCGAAACCTGTACGGGAGCGAACGGCCACATGATggcaccacagccctggggagcgAGGACACTCCGCCACGCCCCAGCCAACCCTGAAACCCCAAAAAAAAGGTGGTGCTGCTCTTCTCAAACTGCACCAGCAGAATACTCTGTCATGGGTGTTGTGTAGTTGGAATAACAACCCGCAAAAGGGGAGCTGAAGGAattaagtacaaaaaaaaaaaaaaaggtaaaaaaagagtTATTGTAGTCACTTTAAAATAACtcaaacctcttttttttttttttaaatgtgtttcttctgtACCTGGATTTAGAAGGAGTTCAAAAAAGAGTAAAACTAGCCAAACAGCAGGGATCTGATGGTTTATCCAACCATTATAATGCACAAGCTGAGgctaaaagtttattttcttacaaGCAGCATTGAACATTTAGTTCTTAATTAGTCCCTATCAGTTAAAAAGAGGgttttgaaatgtgaaaaagcTCCAAAATAGGGCAGTGTGCCTTGGTTGTAGTCAGTGTTAAGGATGCAGGTCAAACCCAGCCTGCAGCttttgggggagggaaggaggaaacaTGAGGTAACCTTTCCTTTAGGCACAGCTTGGGTCCCACCTGGCCAACAGCTCTGGATCAATGACACAGAATTTTAGCACAAGGCCAGTCATGAGAGCTTGTGTCTCCAGCTTTCCCATGTGAAGAGACAGCCagtaagaataatttttattgaaagatgaaaaggaaaaaggagagactATGGACTCCAGTGACACTAAATGATGGGTCGGGCACTAGAACCAAGCTTACATGCTACTGAGGGTTTGAATCAACCATTCTGAGAAATCAAttgttttctgcttccattAAATTTGCACAAGGAAGGACTCCAATACCAAATGCTACTCAGGAACCATGTTCTGAGAGCCAAATAAAGGAATCCCCCCAAGTTCCTCAGGAGAAGGTCAAAGAATCCCAAAAcgttttgggttggaaaggaccttaaagattatctcaTTTCAACCCtgctgtcatgggcagggacaccttccactagaccaggatattcagagccccatccagcctggccttgagcaattccagggatggtaCCACGCAAGTGTCTTGAAGCACAGCtgattctgaaaataaagtcaCCTCATCTACTTTAGAATAACCAGGTTTTGCTTCTTGCCTtatctttccttccctgctctcaggAGAGCctgttcacacacacacctgcacGGGCAGGGAGACGAGTGGAGTCTGGGATGTTCTGAGCTCTGCCTAAAGGCACTGGGAATACAGGGCAGCATCTGACAAATTGGTCTGGGTCTCAAATTGCTCAATGATCAGACTCGAGGGTTAGCATTAGAGCAACACCCTAAACATTAAAAGCCCTGTGCTTGTACCAGCTAAGACTGCCCAGAGTGTTCAGTGGCGAAAAAACTGGGTCCAGTTTGGCACAGGCCAGTCTCAGCAGGCAGGTGAACTGGCACATACCTATTCATGTACAGTGTATCAGTGACACATCTGGATACTGCAAAACTTGATGGAACAAGTGCCCTATGAAATCACAAAAAGCTCATCTCAATCTATCCCAAAGCTTTGTCCCAAGCGTTCTACCAAAGCAGCTGACCTGGAACAGAATTCCCTTCCCAGCTATTTGATAAGGTCGATCTGACACAATTAACACTGAGCTCAGACTATGTCTGGCACCACCCCAGCGCAGGGAAGTGGAACACAGCCATGTCACACGGCTCTGCATAAGGAAACTGGAGTAAGGCCAGCCACACACATCCATGTAACTCAACATTGCAAGACAAACCTTCATGCTCATCACAGGATAAACTTGACTCTAGGGATGGCATCTGAGCATGAAAAGTttctaaaaaacccccacaacaaaCCTCCCTAAAAACCACCAACCCCAAACCAAGAGAcacccacctcctgcagcactcTGAAACTGAGAGGCCACCCTTGCTCTAATTCAGATAAAGGCagtgtcaaaaaaacccccagggTTTATTCCACACTTCCACACCACGTGGACCATCCACAGAACCTCTGCATGGATTCTCATCCTTGAGCCATCAGGTCTTGGCTGTGGCTCGAGTGCCTCAGCACAGTACCCAACCACAGACACACCACCCAAAGTTCATCAGCTTTCAGTGAAGCCACACAGACAGCAAGAGAGGTATTTCAGCAGATCTCCTACTCAAAAATATCCTaaaccagcaaaaccagcacaggtcAGCTTTGAAATAGCAACTCAAATGCATCTACAGAGGCAATGACAACATAAATCTAAAATGGACACACATTATTGTGCAATTTGGCTGTTTGGTCTCAGGTTGGTGGTATAACAATCCAACTGTCAATACAATAAACAACTTGATTAAGACGAGTGTCAGTCCATTTCCTTAGAAAatctaaattttttattatacaTACTGTATTACACTGAAAATACGTACCCAaagacagaatattttgaatttacaactgtacaaaaaaaaaaaaaaaatagaaaacatacGGGCTATGCTATAGATGTGACATTTTACAAAATGACAGTTTTTGTTAAAGGCACCAGATTCCCAGAGGGCTCTGGCTTAAcattttttagtcttttttcttccagtcaGATCTTACTATGAAAATGTGATTCACCCTTAAACTGTGTAATGTCAGAGTCTCAAGATTTCTTTCATCTGGACAAGTGGTCTGCACTTTGACACAACTCAGTGAGAGAAGTGACCAATTCCACGTGGAGATGTCAAGTAACTACGAAAGGCTCCTCCCCACTGCATCCTATGGTACTGAACTGAAAGATTAAATGGCAAAGCTAACAGCCAAAATCAGGTTAACCCACAAAATACAGGCCCAATACCAATGTTAACTGTACTAAGCCTAGACTGGTTTCTATGGAGATAACTACAGAGCACTAGAGAGCAAAAAAATGTTCTAGTGACAAGTAAGATGGAATCTGTGTGTGATCATAACTCTTGCTCAGCATCCTTCTTGGGCTCAGCTTCTTTGTTACACTCATTTACTCTTTCTGGTCCTCACAGCACTCATGAACAAAAATGGAGCCAACAGAAACCCAGCACTTCAACTGTAGGAGAAGTTGTTAAAGCAGCCTGGGCAAGCACGTACGTGCTCTTTCTCCCCTAAGATCAAGTTTGGCCAGGATAGGGAAAACACAAGCCACTTTCGTTGCCTCTTTCTCCAGTATTCCACACTCTAGAAATCGAACAAGCTAATTCATACCATGTCTAGGCTGCCACAGACAGGGGCTTCTCTACAAGTAAGGGCAAAAGAAACTGGGACATCCTCCTTGCTGAGGAGCAGTTCAAGCCCAAACCTCAACAGTTTGGGCTTGCTATTTCCTAAAGCTTCACGCTTGGataaagggaagaggaaaggacaCAAGCAAAGCTTGAAGAACTACTTCTCTGGTCAACTTCTGGGGGCATCTGTGAGTCACTCCAGAGTCAACGAGTGTTTGGTTTAACCTTACAGCACACACTGAGCCTCAGCTCCAGAGAACACATCCGAGTGACTGAGTGTTCAAGACAAAAAATATCAAGTTCCAGGGCCAGATTTTGTTCTGTATGCAACAAGTCCAGTATATTGGAATTTCAATGTTGATGTTGCCTTTTCTGATTTGTCTGACATCATTCCTACTTTCAGAACACTAATTTGAAGACTGAATTTGCTGAACTGAAGAGCTCTGTGTAGTTTTACTCCTTACTGTATCATTTTAACAATGTTGCAAAACCTTCCCTTTGTTTAGgcatttaaaaacactttctaGATTCACAGATCAAGTTGAAGTAATGCTCTGATATTGAGGGTCATaaagtcactttaaaaaataatttatttttgcagtgttgTCTCGTTCTAATGActgaacagaattaaaaatatactatagttctatttaaaatttccatttattgCATATGACTGACTTTAGACAAACAGGCCTGGAGACCAACTGGGTTATGCAGCAAATACAAACAGCAGCATGGTTAAGCTTCCTACATACTACTGCACTCAAATGACTCCACTGCATCCTAGAAGGGCTTCTTGAAGAGGAGAGGGGCAACTGCCTCCACCCCTAGGTCTGAAATACAGACTTCTGTGCACCAAGAAAGTTTAGTGAGGGACTACAATTACTCTCAAGGAAGCCAAAAGAGCCACCACACAGCAGCTCCCGACCACGACACAGTTGCACAAGTCTTGCATCAACAGTTTACACTGACAGTACATGCCCCTCAAGCCAATTTCCTAAATGCTCCTTcttaaaaactgtat containing:
- the LOC116786442 gene encoding flocculation protein FLO11-like, with translation MSAWPSPLLWSLTTACLTGIALGQTISTEVSIASTPVPPSTTSTEVIASSPASPSASTTAASAPPAATATLLAGLASTTANLVLSTAAPSADPSTITPAQALPTTTDVTILSSGSTAASRVSTGPVGASTGVPMSPPGVATSPGVPSAALSLTTPQPSNCSRVNMTACSHCPPGTFPSEGTLSCSCCAGGSCTDPSACSSCPPGHYQPQSGQPSCLPCPQGSYTSFPRSTVCLPCPPGHFADESGAAACRACEQGYFSSKQNSSFCLPCLPGSFCNTTSCTACLPCPGGQEAPREASDDCVPCQPGTFKGPNDSRCKVCRTGEFQLQRGKESCDLCPENHYCPSPDVNPVKCPPDAFCPRGSTEPTYCMELFLYKAGDSCQLTPVMIVLLATFSAGGIFVIFLIILRRRQDSGRKSLKSLLLPRGSGRHSTYGGTEHTEPVYAGW